In Massilistercora timonensis, the following are encoded in one genomic region:
- a CDS encoding ABC transporter permease encodes MRREKTKNRRQETAVFLILAVSLLTAVTIAGIFLKDAAMETDFSSKNLAPSMSHLFGTDWMGRDMFARTLAGLSLSIRIGLLTACVSAGIALLMGTGAAVLGRRADTCISWWIDLMMGIPHILLVILISLACGKGFLGVAAGVSFSHWPSLSRVIRGEVLQLRQAPYVLAAGKLGAGKLQVAGRHMLPHVLPQFLTGLILLFPHAILHESSVTFLGFGLSAEQPAIGVILSESMQYLTTGKWWLALFPGISLVLTVRLFALLGERARRLLDPASVHE; translated from the coding sequence ATGAGAAGAGAGAAGACAAAAAACCGCAGGCAGGAAACCGCTGTATTCCTGATCCTGGCAGTTTCCCTGCTGACAGCGGTGACTATAGCGGGGATTTTTCTGAAAGACGCTGCCATGGAGACGGATTTTAGCAGCAAGAACCTGGCTCCTTCTATGAGCCATCTTTTTGGCACTGACTGGATGGGCCGGGATATGTTTGCCCGGACACTGGCGGGCCTGTCCCTCAGTATCCGGATCGGGCTCCTGACCGCCTGTGTCAGCGCCGGGATCGCCCTTCTTATGGGAACCGGGGCGGCGGTGCTGGGGCGCCGGGCAGACACCTGTATCTCCTGGTGGATCGACCTGATGATGGGGATCCCTCATATTTTGCTGGTGATCCTGATCTCCCTGGCCTGCGGCAAAGGGTTTCTGGGGGTGGCGGCCGGGGTGTCCTTCAGCCACTGGCCCTCTCTCTCCCGGGTGATCCGGGGCGAGGTGCTGCAGCTTCGACAGGCACCCTATGTGCTGGCGGCAGGGAAGCTGGGAGCCGGGAAACTTCAGGTGGCCGGGCGCCATATGCTGCCCCATGTCCTGCCCCAGTTTCTGACCGGGTTGATCCTGCTGTTCCCCCATGCCATCTTGCATGAGTCCAGCGTGACCTTTCTGGGATTTGGACTTTCGGCAGAGCAGCCGGCCATCGGCGTGATCCTGTCGGAGAGCATGCAGTACCTGACCACAGGGAAATGGTGGCTGGCTCTTTTTCCCGGGATCTCGCTGGTGCTGACTGTGAGATTGTTCGCCCTGCTGGGTGAGCGGGCAAGGCGGCTTCTGGACCCGGCCAGTGTGCATGAGTAA
- a CDS encoding glucose-1-phosphate adenylyltransferase: protein MKQNTMLAMILAGGRGSRLHELTNKVAKPAVSYGGRYRIVDFPLSNCANSGIDIVGVLTQYESILLNSYVAAGRRWGLDAKDSGVFVLPPREKADTNLDVYRGTADAISQNIDFIDTYSPEYVLILSGDHIYKMNYAKMLAEHKAKGADATIAVIEVPMREASRFGIMNADEDGRIAEFEEKPEHPKSNLASMGIYIFDWKLLRKMLTADLKNPDSSHDFGKDIIPQMLQDGKNLFAYKFKGYWKDVGTIDSLWEANMDLLDKNNELDLDDSTWKIYTEDVTALPQYIGPDAKIKNAFITQGCIIEGEVTSSVLFTGVKVGAGAKIIDSVLMPGVEVEEGAVVQRALVADNVKIGKEAVVGTPDSEHIELVSKRVKGVE from the coding sequence ATGAAGCAAAATACCATGTTGGCAATGATCCTGGCTGGCGGAAGAGGTTCACGTTTGCATGAACTTACGAATAAAGTGGCTAAACCGGCTGTTTCGTACGGCGGAAGATACCGGATCGTTGATTTTCCATTGAGTAACTGCGCGAATAGTGGAATCGATATTGTGGGAGTTCTGACGCAGTATGAGTCGATCCTTCTGAACAGTTATGTGGCAGCGGGCCGCCGCTGGGGACTGGACGCGAAGGACAGTGGCGTATTCGTACTGCCGCCCCGTGAGAAGGCAGACACAAACCTGGACGTTTACCGGGGGACTGCGGATGCGATTTCCCAGAATATTGACTTCATTGATACGTACTCACCGGAATACGTCCTGATCTTGTCAGGGGATCACATTTACAAAATGAATTATGCGAAAATGCTGGCGGAGCATAAGGCCAAGGGCGCGGATGCCACGATCGCGGTCATTGAAGTGCCTATGCGTGAGGCCAGCCGGTTTGGGATCATGAATGCGGATGAAGACGGACGGATCGCAGAATTTGAGGAGAAACCGGAACATCCCAAGAGCAATCTGGCATCCATGGGTATCTACATTTTCGACTGGAAGCTTCTTCGGAAAATGCTGACAGCTGATCTGAAGAACCCGGATTCCAGCCATGATTTTGGCAAGGATATCATTCCTCAGATGCTGCAGGACGGTAAGAATCTTTTTGCCTACAAATTCAAAGGATACTGGAAGGATGTAGGGACCATCGACTCCCTGTGGGAGGCGAATATGGACCTGCTGGACAAGAACAATGAACTGGATCTGGATGATTCCACCTGGAAGATCTATACAGAAGATGTAACGGCGCTTCCGCAGTATATCGGACCGGATGCGAAGATCAAGAATGCCTTCATCACCCAGGGGTGTATCATTGAAGGTGAAGTTACCAGTTCTGTTTTATTTACCGGCGTGAAGGTAGGAGCCGGTGCTAAGATCATTGACAGTGTCCTGATGCCGGGCGTGGAAGTGGAAGAAGGCGCCGTGGTACAGCGGGCTCTGGTCGCGGACAATGTGAAGATCGGCAAGGAAGCCGTGGTGGGTACACCGGACAGCGAGCACATCGAGCTTGTGTCGAAACGAGTAAAGGGGGTAGAATAG
- a CDS encoding ABC transporter permease gives MKHRLTFAGKKFIRMGTLLLGVSLVTFLLMSASPLDPLQTNVGETALGSMSREQVENLRAYWGVDTPAAERYLGWLGNALRGDLGESLLYRQPVLAVVGQRMSGSVLLLLTAWLLSGILGLALGVLSGAFRGRLPDRLIRGYCLVISSTPAFWLAILLLLIFSVWLGWLPVGLSVPAGMEAQAVTALDRLRHAILPALTLSITGVANIALHTREKLVDVLESDYVLFARARGESWRSIVLRHGLRNVLLPAITLQFASVSEIIGGSVLVEQVFSYPGLGQAAVEAGLGSDLPLLLGITVITAAIVFLGNLIADLLYGVVDPRIRRGAARE, from the coding sequence GTGAAACATCGTCTTACATTTGCGGGGAAAAAGTTCATACGGATGGGGACGCTGCTTCTGGGCGTAAGCCTGGTGACCTTTCTTCTGATGAGCGCGTCGCCCTTAGACCCGCTTCAGACCAACGTGGGCGAGACGGCGCTTGGGTCCATGAGCCGGGAACAGGTGGAAAACCTGAGAGCTTACTGGGGCGTGGACACCCCGGCGGCAGAGAGGTATCTTGGATGGCTGGGAAATGCCTTGCGGGGAGACCTGGGAGAGTCTCTTCTCTACCGGCAGCCGGTGCTTGCGGTGGTGGGCCAGAGGATGTCCGGCTCGGTGCTTCTTCTTCTCACTGCCTGGCTGCTGTCCGGGATCCTGGGGCTTGCTCTTGGCGTCCTTTCCGGCGCCTTCCGGGGGAGGCTTCCGGACCGGCTGATCCGGGGATACTGTCTGGTGATCTCCAGTACCCCGGCTTTCTGGCTTGCCATCCTTTTGCTTCTGATCTTCTCGGTATGGCTTGGCTGGCTGCCGGTGGGTCTGTCAGTGCCTGCAGGCATGGAGGCTCAGGCGGTGACAGCTCTGGACCGGCTGCGCCACGCCATCCTTCCGGCCCTGACCTTAAGTATTACCGGCGTGGCAAATATTGCGCTTCACACCCGGGAGAAACTGGTGGATGTGCTGGAGTCAGACTATGTGCTGTTTGCCAGGGCAAGAGGCGAGTCCTGGAGATCCATTGTCCTGCGCCACGGCCTTCGCAACGTGCTGCTTCCCGCCATCACCCTCCAGTTTGCCTCTGTCAGTGAGATCATCGGCGGATCGGTGCTGGTGGAGCAGGTCTTCTCCTATCCGGGCCTTGGACAGGCGGCGGTGGAGGCAGGCCTGGGAAGCGATCTGCCGCTTTTGCTTGGGATCACGGTGATCACGGCGGCCATAGTATTTCTGGGAAATCTCATCGCGGACCTTCTCTACGGCGTGGTGGACCCCAGGATCCGGAGGGGGGCGGCCAGAGAATGA
- the nusG gene encoding transcription termination/antitermination protein NusG encodes MSEAKWYVVHTYSGYENKVKANIDKTIENRHLEDQILEVRVPMQDVIEMKNGVQKATQKKMFPGYVLINMVMNDDTWYVVRNTRGVTGFVGPGSKPVPLTAAEMAPLGIRQENIVVDFEVGDTIQVVSGAWADTVGVVQSMNPQKQSLTINVELFGRETPVEIGFAEVKKM; translated from the coding sequence ATGTCAGAGGCAAAATGGTACGTAGTCCATACCTATTCCGGGTATGAGAACAAAGTAAAGGCCAACATTGACAAGACCATCGAGAACAGGCACCTGGAAGATCAGATCCTTGAAGTGCGGGTTCCCATGCAGGACGTGATCGAGATGAAGAACGGCGTGCAGAAGGCAACCCAGAAGAAGATGTTTCCAGGCTATGTACTCATCAATATGGTGATGAACGACGACACCTGGTATGTAGTGCGCAACACCAGAGGTGTGACAGGGTTCGTGGGACCCGGATCCAAACCGGTTCCGCTGACGGCGGCAGAGATGGCGCCGCTGGGAATCCGCCAGGAGAACATCGTCGTAGATTTCGAGGTGGGAGATACCATTCAGGTGGTATCCGGAGCATGGGCGGACACCGTAGGCGTGGTACAGTCCATGAATCCGCAGAAACAGAGCCTTACCATCAATGTTGAGCTCTTTGGCCGCGAGACACCGGTTGAGATCGGTTTTGCGGAAGTCAAGAAAATGTAA
- the secE gene encoding preprotein translocase subunit SecE — MYDMSEKTQKKSWFKELSLEFKKIIWPDKMTLAKQTAAVISVSVALGALIAVIDFVLQHGVEILVNLG, encoded by the coding sequence GTGTATGACATGAGTGAGAAGACTCAGAAGAAGAGCTGGTTCAAGGAACTCAGTCTGGAGTTCAAGAAGATCATTTGGCCAGACAAGATGACACTTGCAAAGCAGACGGCAGCGGTGATCTCTGTATCTGTTGCGCTGGGAGCGCTCATAGCAGTGATTGACTTCGTGCTCCAGCACGGCGTTGAGATCCTGGTAAATCTGGGCTAA
- the rpmG gene encoding 50S ribosomal protein L33, which yields MRTRITLECTECKQRNYNMTKDKKTHPERMETKKYCRFCKSHTLHKETK from the coding sequence GTGCGTACAAGAATTACATTGGAATGTACCGAATGCAAGCAGCGTAACTACAATATGACGAAGGATAAGAAAACACATCCTGAGCGTATGGAGACAAAGAAGTACTGCAGATTCTGCAAATCACACACGCTGCACAAAGAGACCAAATAG
- a CDS encoding ATP-binding cassette domain-containing protein: protein MELEAREVTFYYPGKKKHPVLDQVNLTIAPGERVGLKGKSGRGKTTLCRLLAGYEAPKGGQILLDGKEVRAYRGVCPVQMIWQHPETAVDPRLRMKETLAEAGIRLSGTITSNPAENDEETLRDRELLDRLGIREEWLDRFPSELSGGELQRFCLARALRPGVRFLLCDEITAMLDLVTRARIWNCLMEEAKKRELGLLVVSHDEKLLGRVCTRVVEMEG, encoded by the coding sequence ATGGAGTTAGAGGCAAGAGAGGTTACTTTTTATTATCCGGGAAAGAAGAAACATCCGGTGCTGGATCAAGTAAATCTTACCATCGCGCCCGGAGAGCGGGTGGGATTAAAAGGGAAAAGCGGCCGGGGCAAGACCACGCTGTGCCGGCTGCTGGCGGGATACGAGGCTCCAAAAGGAGGACAGATCCTGCTGGACGGGAAAGAGGTAAGAGCGTACCGGGGCGTCTGCCCGGTGCAGATGATCTGGCAGCACCCGGAGACGGCAGTGGATCCCAGGCTTCGGATGAAGGAGACGCTTGCGGAGGCAGGGATCAGACTCTCGGGTACGATAACGAGCAATCCGGCAGAGAACGATGAAGAAACGCTGCGGGACCGGGAACTTCTGGACCGGCTGGGGATCCGGGAGGAATGGCTGGACCGGTTCCCCTCCGAACTGTCCGGCGGGGAGCTGCAGCGGTTCTGCCTTGCCAGAGCGCTGCGCCCGGGCGTAAGATTCCTTCTCTGCGATGAGATCACCGCCATGCTGGATCTGGTGACCCGGGCCCGGATCTGGAACTGCCTTATGGAGGAGGCAAAGAAGCGGGAACTGGGGCTTCTGGTGGTGAGCCATGATGAAAAGCTGCTGGGGAGAGTGTGCACCAGAGTGGTGGAGATGGAGGGATAA
- the rplK gene encoding 50S ribosomal protein L11, with translation MAKKVEGYIKLQIPAGKATPAPPVGPALGQHGVNIVEFTKQFNAKTADQGDMIIPVVITVYNDRSFSFITKTPPAAVLIKKACKIKSGSGVPNKNKVATITKAQVQEIAELKMPDLNAATVEAAMSMIAGTCRSMGVTVVD, from the coding sequence ATGGCAAAAAAAGTAGAAGGTTATATCAAATTGCAGATTCCTGCCGGAAAAGCGACTCCGGCTCCCCCGGTTGGCCCTGCGCTTGGTCAGCACGGTGTGAACATCGTTGAATTTACCAAACAGTTCAACGCGAAGACCGCAGATCAGGGAGACATGATCATTCCTGTAGTCATCACTGTTTACAACGACAGAAGCTTCAGTTTCATCACAAAGACTCCGCCGGCAGCGGTTCTTATCAAGAAAGCCTGCAAGATCAAATCTGGTTCAGGCGTTCCAAATAAGAATAAAGTAGCTACCATCACCAAGGCTCAGGTTCAGGAGATCGCCGAGCTGAAGATGCCGGACCTGAACGCGGCGACAGTAGAGGCGGCTATGAGCATGATCGCCGGAACCTGCCGCAGCATGGGCGTAACTGTAGTTGACTAA
- the glgD gene encoding glucose-1-phosphate adenylyltransferase subunit GlgD, whose amino-acid sequence MARALGIINFAGNHIHVEGLQAYRPVGAFSFLGRYRVIDFPISNMSNSDIDNIQVYIRRKPRSLVEHLGTGRHYNINSKRGRLHILFSENGMENDIYNNDIAAYMENLECIEKVHFPYVVIAPSYMVYAMDYSQLLQEHIDSGADITLLYHAVDNAKEAFLNCSFLNLNRQKGVLSIETNRGSAKNRNIFMDTYVMKKELFLELIQKAHKMSAMYTLADIVSRECEELDIRGVSHRGYFATITDFPSYYNANISLIDFKSARTLFTDEWPIYTRTNDSCPTQYFDTAEVKNSVVSNGCMIEGTIENSIIGRGCVIKKGAVVRNSIILPGAVVGEDVHAENLVVDKHAKLIHVKEVVAETEHPGYVKRGDVL is encoded by the coding sequence ATGGCAAGAGCATTGGGTATCATTAATTTTGCCGGGAATCACATCCATGTGGAAGGACTCCAGGCCTACCGCCCTGTAGGAGCGTTCTCGTTCCTGGGAAGATATCGGGTCATCGACTTCCCGATCTCGAACATGAGCAACAGCGACATTGACAATATCCAGGTTTACATTCGCAGAAAACCCCGTTCGCTGGTGGAACATCTGGGAACCGGACGTCATTACAATATCAACTCCAAGAGAGGAAGATTACATATTCTGTTCTCTGAAAATGGAATGGAAAATGATATTTACAACAATGACATCGCAGCGTATATGGAGAACCTGGAGTGCATCGAGAAGGTACATTTCCCCTATGTGGTGATCGCCCCCAGCTATATGGTGTATGCCATGGATTACAGCCAGCTTCTGCAGGAGCATATTGATTCCGGAGCGGACATCACTCTTCTCTATCATGCTGTTGATAATGCGAAGGAAGCGTTCCTTAACTGCAGTTTCCTGAATCTGAACCGGCAGAAAGGTGTGCTCTCCATTGAAACGAACCGGGGAAGTGCCAAGAACCGGAACATATTCATGGACACTTATGTAATGAAGAAGGAATTGTTCCTGGAGCTGATCCAGAAAGCCCACAAGATGTCGGCTATGTATACCCTGGCGGACATTGTGAGCCGGGAATGTGAAGAACTGGATATCCGCGGCGTTTCCCACAGAGGATATTTTGCCACGATCACGGATTTCCCCAGTTATTATAACGCAAATATCTCACTGATCGATTTTAAGTCGGCAAGAACACTTTTCACAGATGAGTGGCCCATCTATACCAGGACCAATGATTCCTGCCCGACCCAGTATTTTGATACTGCAGAAGTGAAGAATTCCGTAGTGTCCAATGGATGTATGATCGAGGGAACTATTGAGAATTCTATCATCGGCCGGGGCTGTGTGATCAAAAAGGGCGCGGTTGTAAGAAACAGTATCATCCTGCCCGGCGCGGTTGTCGGCGAAGACGTTCACGCAGAGAATCTGGTGGTAGACAAGCACGCGAAGCTGATCCACGTGAAAGAAGTGGTGGCGGAGACCGAGCATCCGGGATATGTCAAGCGAGGGGACGTATTGTAG
- a CDS encoding metal-dependent transcriptional regulator, translating into MSIGESSENYLETILILSKRQPVVRSVDIATELDFKKPSVSVAMKKLRENGCILVSPEGFITLTDTGRKIAERIYERHELLSSWLIRLGVSPETAANDACRIEHVISAESFEALKRHIK; encoded by the coding sequence ATGTCAATTGGAGAATCTTCAGAAAACTATTTAGAGACAATCCTGATCCTGAGCAAGCGCCAGCCCGTGGTCCGCTCAGTAGATATCGCGACAGAGCTGGATTTCAAAAAGCCCAGTGTCAGCGTCGCCATGAAAAAGCTCCGGGAAAACGGCTGCATCCTGGTCTCCCCGGAAGGTTTCATCACGCTGACCGATACCGGCCGGAAGATCGCTGAGCGCATCTATGAACGGCATGAACTTCTGTCCTCCTGGCTGATCCGCCTTGGCGTGTCTCCGGAAACAGCCGCCAATGACGCCTGCCGAATTGAGCATGTGATCAGCGCGGAAAGCTTTGAGGCGTTGAAGCGGCATATCAAATAA
- a CDS encoding ABC transporter ATP-binding protein, which yields MEPILEIRHLAVSFTQYDKGLQKRRLETIQDLSLQVRPGEVAAIVGASGSGKSLLAHAILGILPYNSHMEGEIFYDGEPLTRERQEKLRGRGIALIPQGVTCLDPLMKVGPQLWKGKKDPETRRKFREALARYGLGPETEDLYPFELSGGMARRVLIASAAAERPRLIVADEPTPGLDMGTARRILGHFRELADEGAAVLLITHDLELALEVADRVSVFYQGESVEEITPEESRHPETLEHPFTRALWQAMQEEGGAEWS from the coding sequence ATGGAACCGATTTTGGAGATCCGGCATCTGGCCGTGTCTTTTACACAATATGACAAGGGGCTTCAGAAGCGAAGGCTTGAGACGATCCAGGATCTGTCCCTTCAGGTCCGGCCGGGGGAAGTTGCGGCCATCGTGGGCGCCAGCGGGTCGGGGAAGAGTCTGCTGGCCCATGCGATTCTTGGGATCCTTCCCTATAACAGCCACATGGAGGGAGAGATCTTCTATGACGGTGAGCCGTTGACCAGAGAACGACAGGAAAAACTGCGGGGGAGGGGGATCGCGCTGATCCCTCAGGGTGTCACTTGTCTGGACCCGCTGATGAAGGTAGGGCCTCAGCTGTGGAAGGGAAAGAAGGACCCGGAGACCCGAAGGAAGTTCCGGGAAGCCCTGGCCCGGTACGGGCTGGGACCGGAGACAGAGGATCTCTATCCCTTTGAGTTGTCCGGGGGGATGGCAAGAAGAGTGTTGATCGCTTCTGCCGCTGCGGAGCGCCCCAGGCTGATCGTGGCGGATGAGCCAACGCCAGGACTGGATATGGGGACGGCCAGGAGGATCCTGGGACACTTCCGGGAACTGGCGGACGAGGGGGCGGCGGTGCTCCTTATTACCCATGATCTTGAACTTGCGCTGGAAGTGGCAGACCGGGTGTCTGTCTTTTATCAGGGGGAATCGGTTGAAGAGATCACACCGGAAGAATCCCGGCATCCGGAAACTTTGGAGCACCCCTTTACCCGGGCGCTCTGGCAGGCGATGCAGGAAGAAGGAGGCGCAGAATGGAGTTAG